Below is a genomic region from Raphanus sativus cultivar WK10039 chromosome 4, ASM80110v3, whole genome shotgun sequence.
GCAATGCTTCATGCGAGAAGTTGACAACTAGATATTCCATGACGTTAAAAAGACGGAGGGAAAATTTTCTCCAAATTAATAGTGGGATATCTGTATCAAGTTGTCTGATAATATCTTCATTTAAGGTAtgaactagattttaacccgcgaTTTCAAAGTgcggatttattttcttttattttttttaaattgacaaatatttagtaaatgttatatttttatatatttgtgttttttataaaagacttaggatttttatctttctttaacgtttttattttaaatgagtatttatgtttagaaaattaaaatttatttttcagtgaattaagttggtataactctgataaattaattttattatgtggttaattttttaattaaaaaattatatacttttaataaagatttataattttcaatgaaaaaatcaaattttttatgaatgcttaaattatattaaggaaaaaaaacataagaattATTTTGCACTTGGATTCAGTggtccaaaagaaaaaaaataagaattggatctgatttcttaatcagcCCCAATAGCCCAAAAAGATctgatgtgggcagtgggctggatccaaaaaatgactcaatatagatgtgttattaatgTTATTTGATTAcctttaatgaaatatgcaatgttagtaaagaaaagggtatttttagtaaaaaaaaccaataggatcctgctttaatagaatagatgctAAGATCCGTGAAAAAATCTCCAATGCCTGCAAATATTATATAAGAATTAGTTAGatatatgtatttgtataaaaaattatttaaattcagtCACTTCTAAGAATTAAATTAGTTatctgcaagtgcttcatgatATTTTTGGGAAGAAACTCCGCCAATACAAATGGTAGTAGTCATTGCATAAATACATTACAGTCATGACTCTACATTCTTGAAAAATTTTGCCCCTACTCAACACATCGTGAGAGATTTGAAATGTATccataaaaaaaacttaacatctGATACCACACATTTAAACAATGCCGCCTTCGCTTTTGATTAAAATCTAAAGAGGGCAACCATAATTTTGCATAGTTTTTTATATGCATCTCACTCTTCGAACATATTGCAAGAAAGTCCAATATTGAGttcttgttatcttttgtctttTCTAGTACGTTCACTAATGTATTGATGATGTTATcgaagaagttcttctctatatgcatcacatcatGAATGTGTCAGAGAAGTAGATCCTTCCAGTATggaattttccaaaatatactctttttGTGCCGGTTATGTTGTGTCCAGTGACCATCCTACATATTTGCATGAATATGTCAAttaccccccccccctcccccccccccccccacacaCCCTTCCTCTGCGGACTGTTTCTCGTACATTATAATAATCAATATCATTCTCAATTTCTTCTCTGAATAATATGGTGGAGTGGTGTCTCGTACAACTATTTTTGACATGTACAATGTCTCATTCCTTCTACACGGATGGTTAGTGGAAGAAATCTCTGTTGACGATCAAGCCAACACGTCTTCCTACCATACTTCAACTAAAATATGTTTGTCCTTCCCATACAATAAGGACATGCTAACCTCCAATGGGTTGTCCATCCTGATAACATCCCATATGTAGGAAATTCACTGATGGTCCAAAAACAATTGCTCTCATTGTAAAGTTTCTTCTTGAAGAACAATCATATGTCTGCACCCATATTCACCACAACTCCTTCAATTTTTCTATCAAAggttgaagaaacacatcaagtgGCCACTTTGGATGATTAGACCCAGGTATTATACtcatgaaaataaattatatgacgTCAAAATTACTGGCTAAAGTGAGTATTGACTTCCAGACATTCCAAAAAGACTAAATCATATGTGCAAATTCCAAGATAAACATTGCGAATGTTTCTTGCAAAATCAATGTGTATTAAATTCAAGTGTTTCCAAGCTTTTGCATCTAAAACATGACTTATCTcgccatccgtctgagtatgttCCTCCTACCATATCATTGCTGCTACAGTCCTCTCAGATATTTAATCTTTTCAGCCTATCGGTAGTAGGTAAGTACCACATCCGCTGGTATGGTGCCCTATTCCACCAACGTCTTTGTGGTTTATACCATGGCTTCTTGCAAAATCAACACTCCAAAAACTCTTCATCTTTCTGCCAATAGATCATATATTTTCTATACACATATATATCATTTCTGAAGGTAAgccaagactataaaccagtTGCTGAATCTCATAGTAAGAATAATCAGACTAGTTATTTTTGGCAAACTCTTTAAACAGCTCAACCAATGCATCTATACAAACTTATGGTAAATTATGATCAGTTTTGATATTATCCTATGTCCTAATGACAATTTAGAAAAATCTTCTCTACAACTTTCATAGATTGGCTGATTAGAAGCGTCTAGCATTTCATAAAACCTTTTTGCATCCAAGTTAGGTTCCTCTACATTTTCTACTTCTGCAGTAACTTTTGAGGTTGTTTCAAGAAATACATCTATAACCATATCATGCATCCTATCATAGTCTACTAGCTGATCCTCTTGAGGGTAACTACTTTCAGTATGCAAATGATTGGGTTCTTCACTATTACCAACATCTTCAAAGAGACTACTACTACTAGCTCCATTCTTACCATGACtctctccatgttgaaaccaaaTGTAATAATGTGGGGTAAATCCtctatttactaaatatttctAAACCGTTTCACTACGAGTAAACTTGGTATTTTTGCAATTACGACAAAGACAGAACATCCTATCAGCTTCCAGTGTGAAAGGTGTATTTCTGGTCTGGTAAATAAATATCTCTATCATGTTGAGAAATGCATTTGTCACCATTTATTCAGAATCTTTATGTGCATACATCAAACTTCATAATTCGTAGATCTTACCACCAATgccattttttctttcaaatcatTATTTTGGGGTTCTTTTGAATGAGAGGAGAGATGCATATTTTTAGGAAAATTTTGGAATTTGGTAGGTAGGAATGTTACAACGAATTTATAACGACATATACTTTACAATGTTTTAACGACTTTGTTATAATCAATTGTCCTTTTTTAACCAACCATACATACACACATAATACACGTTTTTGTTAAATGGTCGTAGTGTTATGACGAAAATTATTCATTGGAAAATTACAACTACATTACGACGATTTTTTTCCGTCGTAATGTAATTGTAAAGTAGGCGTAATTTTACGACGTCCAATTTTTCATTGTAAATTATCGTTGGTATGCACTTACTTTCTTGTAATGTAACTATTGCTGAAATCatcaaaaatctataaattaataacgaacgttaactaaaatttaaaagtatccgaattattttaaaaaaaatctgataaaagATTAACTAAACTATTTAAACTAACCAGAGTTTCATAATAGTAAATACaatatgatataaaaataaccaaaaaaattgtcTAATTTTAATAACTAGTGGGAGCATATTTGCAAATTTTTGGGAGCCTTTGAAAGCATCGGTATCGGtcttctcaatttttttttatgtttttcttttgatttttggtttgtATTTGTTTTAGAGGAATACCCTATGTGACTATGAAGATCTTAAAAATGGTTTTTGTCATAAATAtagcatttaaaaattaaaatatattattaaagatgTAAATATACACTTATATCTCATATGGTTAACTAATCTAGAGttaaaatttagagttaaaGAGGTGGAATTTTAGGAGtaaggtttaaaaaaaaatttaaaaaatgaatgttaaaaatttaaaatattttttttaaatagttttaaaaagcatttttgagttttaaaaagAACAGTGTCATGTCGATGGTGGTGGCTCAAAAGAACAGTGTCATGTTGAGCTCTTGCGAGTGCAGAGCCTGATCTCTCCTCTATTCCAGTCACGGGTTGTCCGGTGTTTATTTTGGTCGCTCATGTGGGTATTGGGTTTTTGATTGGTTCGAGTGGTTATTGGTTTTTGATCGCTACTATTTTCGGGCGCTTGTGCGTGTTTAATGATCGCCATGATCTTTATGTGTTGGACCAAAAGACAGACGGGTCGTTCCAGATTGAAAGGTTGACTATATGACTTCTCAATTGGCAAattctctctttgttcttccAACATGTTGTCAAAGCTTCATGTGGAAGTTTATGTTAGGTTTGTAATCTCTTCTCATCATGATGGCAATACTTTGGTTGCGTGGTTTATGTCATACCCCTTCTAGTGTGCGTGGATTATTTCACTTCTTATACCATAGACGTATGCATTTTCTTCTCGTAGCTTTGTTATTGTGAGTTGCGCAAGGCATCATCTGTCAATCCAAATGAGGTGTTGTCGCTGCCTCTTCAACTCTCATTCACTGGATAGAAACACTGTTGCGACTGCAATATCATCCTTGGTGATGTCTGGACACCATTACCATTCCAAGAGCCTGGCTTGTCTCACTCTTTACACTCATCCAAAAATCATTTcttcaaaaaagaaatattaatacATAATTTCCAAAACAAACCAAGCAAAGAAAACTGAGAAAAGACAGGACTAGAGtgttttagttttactaaaaaGTGTTACTTCAATAGATGTATTAAAAAACCGCCGATGATTTAAATCTCTCCTAAGGAGGTAACTGCAACTTCCAAAATGCAATTTTTACATGAAATCATCATCGTCCATAGCGCCATAAGGACCCGAAACAAGATCATCGTCAGGCTTATCCACATGAAGTTGCTTCTTCTTACCTAAGAAACATagttaaaccaaaacaaaaatcatcacGAATCTGATCAATCCAGAAACAGTGAGAACGGCTTACTCACAAGTCTAAGAACTCAAAAAAGTTAAGTTGAATGTGAGTACCTGTCTTCTTTTTGCCAGCAGCAGCTTCTTTCTCTGCCTTGAGTTTTTCGTTTGCTATCGCAGTAACGGAGGAAGCAACATCTTTAACATCAGCTGCTTTCATATTAGCCACAGAAAGTCTCATCACTGCTTTGAGTAGCCCAATATAGTGAAAGCTTTTCTGcaaaaacaacaaacataatTTCAACGTAAACGGATCGGCAATTTAATCAGATAGAAATAAGTGACACTTAGCCTAGACAAGAAAGTAATAGGGAAGGAATACAGAGTCTAATCTATACCTCATAAGGTACAAGTTTACGAGAAACCATTTCAGCATATTCCAAAAAATCGCTTTCAGACTTGGGAATAAAAATATCGGTACTTTTTTCTTCAGTCTTGGCTCCAAAGAGTTCAGCAGTTGCCTGGTAATCAGCTTCCTCCACTAGCCTAAGATCAGAAAGAACCATCAGAAACTGATGAAGAACCGAAAGAAGAAGCAAATATAGGAGTGAAATGTTCCAATAGTATTACCTCTGCATGCGAAGTTTCTCAGCAACAGGATCTAAAGGTTCTTCCTTTGATGAAGCTTCAACAGTTTTAGCCTTCTTCTCCACACActttgctgctgctgctgctttctTTGGAGCCTTCTCAGTAGCAGGCTTTACTACAGGTGcctacaaaataaataaattaataagatCGTTCACCTGTATTCTCAATCAAATTATGCAAACAAAACCAagaaatgtaaaagaaaagCATACAGGAGGAACAGgttcatcctcctcctcccagGAGTCCTTGATGTCATTCTCATCTACATCCTCGTCATCCCAGTTACTTTTGAGTACAACTTTTGCAGGAAGTGGTTGAAAGTCCTCAGCCTCTGAAACCAGAAACAAAAAATGAGAACTCCTAACACATATCTATATAGTTAGTTCCATATGAGaacttaaatattaaacaatctTAGAGAAgataagtcaaaaaaaaaatagagccAGTGCCAATCTTTTACAAAAGCCAAAGTAATAAAAACAATGGTTGATGTGTAAATCTTACCCCAATCATCCATCTTTGTTGACAAATTATCAAGAACCGAAGTATCTGATGTTCTGAAGAACCCAACTAAAAACCTGCACAAGCAGACACAAAGAGGCTCTAGAAGTTAAGATTTGTAAGCAAAGAGAATAATGTTAACCAAAATTAATGACAGATTACACAAAACTTTTAGGATGAATAAAGAAACCCAATCTAACAGTGAAACAACTACTAATAAATCTCTATGAATCGTAAACCTACAAAGGTTGAATCACAGGATGGGGTGAGAAGAAAGATATTGGCAAATGGACACAATTCGagataataattttgaaattaataaaactGAGAACCCGAGGGACGGAGGCGGAAGAGAAATTACCTGAAACTCTTAGAGGGAagggaagagaagagaagagaaatcgcaaaagaagaagatgagagttGGATTCGTCGGTGAAATGTTAAGGAAAGAAGACAGAAACGACAGCGAGGAGAGAAGTCTTTGGATTTAGGGctttctctgtctctctctgaGTTTCCAGAACATGCTCACTTAAATTTTTAAGGAAATGTTATTTTAAGAAAAGCGTTAGACCAAAAGTCCAATAACAGAAATTATTCCATTTATTCTGTGATTTTAATAATCAAATTgaatatttctcaaaaaaaaaaaattataatcaaattgAATTTCTCACTACTCTTTTGGATGAAGTgaatgaagagaaaaaaaaaagagtttagacatttaatattttattccgttaatcaattattttttctaattactttgatatatttttcagttttttcaTATTCCAATGATCATAATTCCTATGTACATGTAATTTTACAATCTTTTAACATAAAAAATGCACTGCCGAAAAGAAACAAATTTCTTCTAGCATATAttagaaataaacaaatatatataaagcaaTATATTCAGAAAGTAAAGTTCcaaaatttatttagaaaattgtaTACTATTATCCAGATTTGAAAGAATTGAACCTAACTAAATCAAAATATTGAATAGAATTGaataatgataaatatataagtagtttcatattttatatttgaaatatttgacttaaatttaacaaaaaaaaaatcaaatggatGGATGTTTACAAACTTGAAATACAATTAGTCATActtgaaaatattgtttttgtataacttaaaataaaatgaactgagcttaaactataaaattttaaaattttaaaattaattatttaactaatataatttaataatttaatatgattaaaattaaaaaattcaaaattatctAGATATAACTTatcaaatatctaaaataattcgAATTATTAGTTCGTTTTATCCAAACcatataaattatacaaatcGAACCAAAATATTAGtcggttttaaaattttactatttgtataaaaatgaaccaaaaattaattaaaccaaactaaaatcaatgtaggttttatatataattatttgtatatctccataatattatttaagaatttagtttcctatgtgtcgcgctcacgttaactttcacgatggttgattacacagatacctttaatgaattaaaattattacaattaaatattttgctgatttttttatttagtttctttttaaaaaatttccaaataacataagtaataaaaggaaacatttataaagtttaaaaacaaatttaaaaacgaaaataaatgcctatataatataatttcattaaaaaggaaagtttacaaaatagtaatattccatttaaaaaataaaataaaaatatacttttgaagtaataaagtatactttatttatatctatattttcttagatgaaaaaaaatatatttgtatataatgtgaattcataaaaaaatatcacatagataatcttgatattagaaaaataaataatatttatttaaaaaataattttaaacaatacaatttcaaagtaatataaatatttttatatatctatttgttttttagatgtttacataaaataattaagtaacataaacaaatatatgttgactaaaaataatttataattagtattattgaaatgtttatttattttcatatatatttatttgactataatatttttcaattacagcaaaaatatctataattatattttacttatataatataatttatcaaatacaatcacaattttttactgtttagtttaaatagatattagaaaatgaaaaatagattttaaaagtaaacatcttttgatcaaataatatttttaattaaaataacacaaatactttaacaaggtagatatattatattttatcatcattaaaattatatgttttccttaatatttaattttcttttaaattttatgtttttatgtttgtgaaACTTAACATAACTTAAATACGATGATATTTGAAAGCTCAGAATGTAAGAAACCAAACTTAAATTAATCATCTTGTAAGTAAAATCATGTAAATTTTATGGTTACTTACAACATTAATATAACAATGATTTTACTTACAACATAACGATAATATCatcgttatattaatttatttaatttggaaTCCGATactttagtttatcttttatttcattctaagcacaatatatcttaatttataaataatcgtcctaaaatatataagataaccaaccaacctaaatgcaaataaaaaattaatcaaaattttaatatatttagaataaaaaatattagaattgaattcaaaaaaataaatgcaaactAATATAACTAAATGATAACTACATCGActataaaaacaacaaaactgaCAACCtttaacatatctaaaatcgtatgtctaattaaagtaatataatattattaatataaattatgcatataattataaattattatataattaaaagtaaataataattaattattatagtatatttactttataaatatttatatccgtgcatgagcacgggaaaatcacctagtatatataaaatgttcAGAACCTATTTGCCATCTAATATGGACAGATGACACAGTTGGACAACCTATCAATCACCATGGACACATCCCAACACATGTGGCGTACTTGGCTCTCCTCCGTTATGTCCTGCTCAAATACACATTGTGGATACTCAATCCCATCTGACAACTGATTTTGCTCAATCCTTCAACACAGTGACAATCGGCGATCCAAGTGAAGCGAATTGGTACATGGATTCTGGTGCTACAACACACTTAGATTCAACATCAGGTACACCAAAATCTGCTATGAAACACTACACCGTTAAGTCTGTTATAGTTGGTAACAGTTCTTCAATTCACATCAGTTTACTAGTTCCACTACTCTTCCAACTTAGACTTGTACTCTTTCATTACAAAATGTTCTTGTTTCTCCCCATTACTTTGAGAATCTTATTTTTGTTCGTTGGTTTACTAATAACAATCGGTCGAAATCAGGCCTTTTGGTTTTTCAATAAAAGATCTCAACACCAAAAGGATTATGTTCTGCAACAATAGTTAAGGAGAACTTTAATCAATGCATTGTCATCTCACTAAACCCACAATGCTCCTTATGTCTTCGTTGTCGCCTCCTCTTTTTGACAAAAGGCTGGGACACGTTAATAATGTCTCTCTTCGTTCTTAAATTTCTTCTCAGACTTGCGTCTATTTTTCAAACCAAAGAATTTCTAGAAAACTTTAAGACTACTGATTTTCAAATTCACAACTATTCGTATGTGATGTATTTTTTTGGAAGGAATAAACTAATGGTTGTAATTTCTTTATACGTAATGAAACTATGCAACCTTATTATATCATAATGAGATGAGTTAGCTGCCAAATAAAGAAATAACTGAATTAGTTGCAAAAAGAAACCCCTGCATACTAAGATTGCAGTCTCAACACTGAAGTCTCAATATACTTTTCAATCACCGAACACACAGGAAAGGAAAACGGTTTAAGAAATGATTCCCATGGTGCATATAGAAAAcactacaaaaacaaaagacatGGTTCCAAATCAAAACAGTTGTATAGTTTCCAACTAAACCACCCATCTCCGTAGAGCTCACAAGGGAGTCACGTGAGAAGTCTCGCCTAAGAAGAGACACCCAAATACATAGTTGAAAAATTCCCTAGCTTTCACGATTCCTTTTCCATTTATGGTTTCCATGTCGTAGGTGCAAGCCCTCATGCAGTCAGGACAGTATGTAACCTATGTAGCATAGAGTATCATGGATAAGGCAAGTTGCTTTTCCAAAAAGCTTTTCTTGTTTACTCgtataaaagaaaaagacaggTGAGACATACCTCCAAGATTTTTGGCTGGAAGGAGCTGTCGAGCATCACGTCTACTCCGTAAATGGCCCTAGATTTATCAGATTTCATTTCCGGATGCACAAGAGCCGCCGCCTCAAACACTTGACGTATCAATTGCTTCACCTTCTCATGAATATCCATCCATTTAACTATTAAGAGTAGAATTGTGTTATTGATAGAAACAAAAagcacaaatatatataaatgatggAGGAAGGAAATACAAATAAAGTTTGTACCGTTATGTTCTTGTTCAAACTCTCTCACAAACTCTGCTGTGGGCTTGTGGTTCAGCTTCCGTCCATAGTTCTGAAACACATAAGAAAAGAAAGGGAAACATATAGGATGTTGCAATCTTTATGAGAACTGAACTTGTAAGTGGAATGAATGTTACCATGACAGTGAAATGGGTTTCATATTCAAAGAAACTGTGCTTCTCCAATGAATATGGATTGTTCGACAACCTAACCTGAAATCATACAAATAGGATATTTGTCATATATGTTccttaatttaaatattagtgGCTGGCTGCTATGAATAAGCATTACCCAAAAGATATCTGTCAGATAAATCTCCAACGGGTCAATGCTCCGCAGCAGGACAACGTATCGCATATCAAACTTCTTCCCCTTGAACAATGCAGGGTGCTCTATGTACTTCTGGCAGATCTTTGGACCAGTTTCCATCATGCGGATGATTGCTGATAAATTATCGGTTATACTTGTGTCGATTGTCCTTGCCATATTCCATGGTTTCAAGATCCACAAATTGTCCAAACCATCACGTTTGCGTACAGAATAGTCCCCAATAAACTGGGTCAGCTCTGTTTCAAGGTTGTAAGTAGGTTGTAGCCATTCCGGAGATCCATAAGCCTGTATAGCAGAACATCAGCTAATCTTTTAGCTTGATATGTACGTCTTAGTTATATTTTGTGACCACAAAACAAACAGATGTAATCTACAATATAACAAGTTTTCCTAACAGGAATTTACCTTTTGAATAGTCTCCGCAAGATGATGCTTCATAACAAGACAAGCCTCAAAGGGAAACTGATTAATGTATTGGTCATCTGTTAGTCCCACCGCTTTCTTCAGCTCATCGTCCACCTGCATACTCGTCCATATAATGTCTGCATCTTTTGGTTCATTTGCTGCAAAACAGGCAGTTGACACAACTCAGAAAACCACAAAATATTGGACGAAAGATAATTAAAAGGCTGGGACTTATGGTGGTAAGTGCAAAGTGGCATTGAATAGCATATCTAATCCTTATGAGAGCAAGGAAATGAGAACGTACTGAGCACAAATTCTGAACGTGTCAGAAACTCTTCAACTTGAGGTAGATCCGTATGTACCAGTAAAGGAGACCCATCATTATGGCGAATGCTTTGGGTAACTGAAGGTGTCAAAGGTAGAGACTTGAAAGCTTTCGCATGCTGATTTTGTTGGTATTTCTCAAACTCCTACAAAATCAATAACAAGGAATAATACTCTTTTGATGAACAGAAATCTTCCAAGGAGACGATAACAGCAAGCTAAAGGTGGGCACAGGGGATGTACATGAATAAAATAGTTCTCAGGAGTGTGAAACCAAGCTGTGAGCCTGGCAGACCGATGTTTGTCCTCCCCAATACCAGATAGAAAATCACGAGTGCACTCGTCACCTTTATGACAACCTTTGATAGGCCACATTATTGAATAGCTGGAACattgaaccaaaataaatatgggCATATGTCAGATACACAGAAGATAACAATGTAACATTGGGGAGATATTTTGCATATATAATGTATGGACCTCATCAATCACTTACATTTTTAAACTGCAAACATAAGAAGTGTTTGCAGCACCAaggaaagaaatgaaaaaagcTAACAAGAATGAGCAGaacaaaaatcagaaaatttatACCTCACAGCAGAGTCTAGATTCCCGGAAGGC
It encodes:
- the LOC108854811 gene encoding uncharacterized protein LOC108854811 encodes the protein MDDWEAEDFQPLPAKVVLKSNWDDEDVDENDIKDSWEEEDEPVPPAPVVKPATEKAPKKAAAAAKCVEKKAKTVEASSKEEPLDPVAEKLRMQRLVEEADYQATAELFGAKTEEKSTDIFIPKSESDFLEYAEMVSRKLVPYEKSFHYIGLLKAVMRLSVANMKAADVKDVASSVTAIANEKLKAEKEAAAGKKKTGKKKQLHVDKPDDDLVSGPYGAMDDDDFM